A genomic segment from Streptosporangium roseum DSM 43021 encodes:
- a CDS encoding LuxR C-terminal-related transcriptional regulator codes for MLYGRSTEQVELEGLIAAALEGHSGVLVVRGEAGIGKTALLDWAAGTAAGHGLRVVRVTGVEPEADLAFGGLTQLLWPLHDRLDALPGPQAAALKAVLGAESAGGRDRFLTGLALLTLLADLAEDVPVLCLVDDAQWLDQASAEPLLFAARRLAAEGVAMVFATREDGFAAPGLGELRPSRLDGRDSARLLAEHGVAPVRREKIISESSGNPLALIEFAAGQRGQSAGPLFPQVADRVLASFRAQIERLPERTRLMMLMAAAEGRGDLALLLRAAHLMGTGLDDLEEAERAGLIQVTESAVTFRHPLIATAAYQGTASARRVAVHRALVEVAEDPDCRAHHLPAATMEPDAGVASELAAAAERAGARTAYTAAAHLYEQAARLAVTGGDQAGWLARAAAAALAGGHAGQAAELAGRAEVLAGHFAGSAARQGPPSGEGHHDAVAELTSVRAAAMFELGQEEKAVHLLLDRADRVAPRQGTAMLRTGATYAWLTGDEAALSAAARKLAALGDSDRMAEGLAHLMRADYARGLPLLADFLNRAPDTERALFTGMIIGDDATTMALAAAEVARCREQGLIGALPQVLQILAQTQVWAGLHRDAEAAVAEATGIACGTGLQQRIAWLNGVPARIAAIEGDESRCRRLVGETPDAYRATGDVVLSLLELSMGDHESALDRLEAAWAGPVRNAAVLLSSAPDQIEAAVRLAQPHRAEEPLRRLRAWAQASAQPWVQAVALRCQALTSDDEASFRAALTLHERGGRPFERARTQLLYGEWLRRARRPGDAGAPLHAALETFARLDAAPWITRARSELHASGESPRAAHPAPAAPLTPRELHVVRLAAAGRSSREIAAQLFLSTRTVEYHLYKAYPKLGITSRRELSRLNLT; via the coding sequence GTGCTGTACGGGCGGTCCACTGAGCAGGTCGAGCTCGAGGGCTTGATCGCCGCGGCGCTGGAGGGGCACAGCGGTGTCCTCGTGGTGCGCGGCGAGGCGGGCATCGGCAAGACCGCGCTGTTGGACTGGGCGGCCGGGACGGCGGCCGGGCACGGGCTGCGGGTGGTGCGGGTGACCGGCGTCGAGCCGGAGGCCGACCTGGCGTTCGGCGGCCTGACACAACTGCTGTGGCCGCTGCATGATCGGCTTGACGCGCTGCCGGGGCCGCAGGCCGCCGCACTGAAAGCCGTGCTCGGGGCCGAGTCGGCCGGGGGGCGGGACCGCTTCCTCACCGGGCTCGCCCTGCTCACGCTCCTGGCCGACCTGGCCGAGGACGTCCCGGTGCTCTGCCTGGTCGACGATGCCCAGTGGCTCGACCAGGCCAGCGCGGAGCCCTTGCTGTTCGCCGCCCGGCGGCTCGCGGCCGAGGGGGTGGCGATGGTGTTCGCCACGCGGGAGGACGGCTTCGCCGCTCCCGGACTGGGCGAGCTGCGGCCTTCCCGGCTGGACGGCCGGGACTCGGCCCGCCTGCTTGCCGAGCACGGGGTGGCGCCGGTCCGCCGGGAGAAGATCATCTCCGAGTCCTCGGGCAATCCCCTGGCGCTGATCGAGTTCGCCGCGGGGCAGCGCGGCCAGTCGGCTGGGCCGCTGTTCCCGCAGGTCGCCGACCGGGTGCTGGCGTCGTTCCGGGCGCAGATCGAGCGGTTGCCCGAGCGGACCCGGCTGATGATGCTGATGGCCGCCGCCGAGGGAAGGGGCGATCTGGCGCTGTTGCTGCGGGCGGCGCACCTGATGGGCACCGGCCTCGACGACCTCGAAGAGGCGGAACGGGCCGGGCTGATCCAGGTGACCGAATCGGCCGTCACCTTCCGGCATCCGCTGATCGCCACCGCCGCCTACCAGGGAACCGCGTCGGCCCGGCGCGTCGCCGTGCACCGGGCACTCGTCGAAGTGGCCGAGGACCCCGACTGCCGCGCGCACCACCTGCCCGCCGCGACGATGGAGCCCGACGCGGGTGTCGCGTCCGAACTCGCGGCCGCGGCCGAGCGGGCCGGTGCCCGCACCGCCTACACCGCCGCCGCCCACCTGTACGAGCAGGCGGCCCGGCTCGCCGTCACCGGGGGGGACCAGGCAGGCTGGCTCGCCCGAGCGGCGGCCGCGGCCCTGGCGGGCGGCCACGCCGGCCAGGCTGCCGAGCTGGCGGGAAGGGCCGAGGTCCTCGCCGGGCACTTCGCGGGAAGCGCCGCCCGGCAGGGCCCTCCCTCCGGAGAGGGGCATCACGACGCCGTGGCGGAGCTCACCTCGGTGCGCGCGGCCGCGATGTTCGAGCTGGGCCAGGAGGAGAAGGCCGTCCACCTGCTCCTGGACCGCGCCGATCGAGTGGCTCCGCGCCAGGGCACCGCCATGCTGCGTACCGGCGCGACCTACGCCTGGCTCACCGGCGACGAGGCCGCCCTGTCGGCCGCCGCCCGGAAGCTGGCCGCCCTCGGTGACTCCGACCGGATGGCCGAGGGCCTGGCTCACCTCATGCGGGCCGACTACGCCCGCGGCCTCCCGCTGCTGGCGGACTTTCTGAACAGGGCCCCCGACACCGAGCGCGCCCTGTTCACCGGGATGATCATCGGTGACGACGCCACCACCATGGCGCTGGCCGCCGCCGAGGTGGCCCGCTGCCGTGAACAGGGCCTCATCGGCGCCCTGCCCCAGGTGCTGCAGATCCTGGCCCAGACCCAGGTATGGGCCGGCCTGCACCGCGACGCCGAGGCCGCGGTGGCGGAGGCCACCGGGATCGCCTGCGGCACCGGCCTGCAGCAGCGCATCGCCTGGCTCAACGGCGTCCCCGCCCGGATCGCCGCCATCGAGGGTGACGAGTCCCGCTGCCGCCGCCTGGTCGGTGAAACCCCCGACGCCTACCGGGCGACCGGCGACGTCGTCCTGAGCCTGCTGGAGCTGTCCATGGGCGACCACGAGTCGGCTCTGGACCGCTTGGAAGCAGCCTGGGCCGGTCCGGTCCGCAACGCCGCGGTGCTGCTGTCCTCCGCCCCCGACCAGATCGAGGCGGCGGTGCGGCTGGCGCAACCGCACCGCGCCGAGGAACCGCTCCGCCGCCTTCGAGCCTGGGCGCAGGCCTCCGCGCAGCCCTGGGTCCAGGCCGTCGCCCTACGCTGCCAGGCCCTGACGAGCGACGACGAGGCCTCGTTCCGGGCGGCTCTCACCCTCCACGAGCGGGGTGGCCGCCCCTTCGAACGCGCGCGCACCCAGCTTCTCTACGGCGAATGGCTCCGCCGCGCCCGCCGTCCCGGCGACGCCGGTGCTCCCCTGCACGCGGCCCTGGAGACCTTCGCCCGCCTGGACGCCGCTCCCTGGATCACCCGTGCCCGGTCCGAACTTCACGCGAGCGGCGAGTCCCCCAGAGCCGCTCACCCCGCCCCCGCCGCCCCGCTCACCCCGCGAGAGCTCCACGTGGTACGGCTGGCCGCCGCGGGCCGCAGCAGCCGCGAGATCGCCGCCCAGCTCTTCCTGAGCACCCGTACGGTCGAATACCACCTGTACAAGGCCTATCCCAAGCTGGGCATCACCTCCCGCCGCGAGCTGAGCCGCCTGAACCTCACCTGA
- a CDS encoding ABC transporter ATP-binding protein, with amino-acid sequence MTLLTVDDLVVEHRTPGRPLVRAVAGASLTVAAGEVVGLVGESGCGKSTLARAVCGLNPAASGKITFDGHPVTPLGLRRRNRALAGIQMVFQDPYASLNPRRRVGAQIADGLRTAGDTVTSPADLLERVGLPRDFAGRHPHEFSGGQRQRIAIARALAARPTMLIGDEPISALDASAQAQVARLMRDLAVESGAGLLFISHDLSVVRLIADRIAVMYLGKIVEVGRTAEVWADPRHPYTRALLGAIPAPDGAGVLPAELSGDVPDPADPPPGCRFHPRCPVAMDVCREREPAFGPVACWLHEPA; translated from the coding sequence ATGACACTGCTGACCGTGGACGACCTCGTCGTCGAGCACCGCACCCCCGGCCGCCCCCTGGTGCGCGCCGTGGCCGGAGCCAGCCTGACCGTCGCGGCGGGCGAGGTCGTCGGGCTCGTCGGCGAGTCCGGATGCGGCAAGTCGACGCTGGCCCGCGCGGTGTGCGGGCTCAACCCGGCCGCCTCCGGGAAGATCACCTTCGACGGGCACCCGGTGACCCCGCTCGGCCTGCGCCGCAGGAACCGCGCACTGGCCGGGATCCAGATGGTCTTCCAGGATCCCTACGCCTCGCTGAACCCCCGGCGCAGGGTCGGCGCGCAGATCGCCGACGGGCTGCGCACGGCGGGCGACACCGTGACCTCCCCCGCCGACCTGCTGGAGCGGGTCGGGCTGCCCCGCGACTTCGCCGGCCGCCACCCGCACGAGTTCTCCGGCGGCCAGCGGCAGCGGATCGCGATCGCCAGGGCGCTCGCCGCCCGGCCGACCATGCTGATCGGCGACGAGCCCATCTCCGCGCTCGACGCCTCGGCCCAGGCTCAGGTGGCCAGGCTGATGCGGGACCTCGCGGTCGAGTCGGGCGCCGGCCTGCTGTTCATCAGCCACGACCTGTCGGTGGTACGGCTGATCGCCGACCGGATCGCGGTGATGTACCTGGGGAAGATCGTGGAGGTGGGCCGGACCGCCGAGGTGTGGGCCGATCCCCGCCATCCGTACACCCGGGCGCTGCTGGGCGCGATCCCCGCGCCCGACGGCGCCGGCGTGCTCCCGGCAGAGCTGTCAGGAGACGTGCCCGATCCGGCCGATCCGCCGCCCGGCTGCCGGTTCCACCCGCGCTGCCCGGTGGCGATGGACGTGTGCCGGGAGCGCGAACCCGCGTTCGGCCCGGTCGCGTGCTGGCTGCACGAACCTGCATGA
- a CDS encoding MFS transporter, with product MSSHTVGAVGRKAGPREWTGLAVLALPTLLLSLDQSVLFLALPPLAEALRPTGTQTLWIMDIYGFLMAGFLVTMGALGDRIGRRRLLMIGAVAVGVTSLLAAYSNSAQMLIVSRALLGVAAATLMPSTLALIGNMFQDPRQRGRAIALWASCFMAGTALGPVIGGMLLEFFWWGSVFLLGVPVMLVLLITAPILLPEYRDPEGGKLDLLSVALSLAAILPLVYGLKEIARYGWQPLPILTAVAGLAVGAVFVARQRTLAHPVLDVRLFRNAAFTASLLITTLLMVAVAGSYLFITGFLQMVEGLSPVQAGLWMVPSAIASIVSAQMAPALARRFSMGVVIGAGLAVAAAGYALIAFVGPVGGLPLLVTGFVIGFFGTGPIGALGTHLVVSSAPPQKAGSAASLQETSSHLGVAVGIAALGSLGAVVYRDAITVPPGVPADAAETARNSLEGALAVAGRLPAGIGDQLLAAARDAYTGGLNTVAVVCAVFAVATALIAVTALRRVGSGQGDEVR from the coding sequence ATGTCGTCACATACCGTCGGGGCCGTCGGCCGCAAGGCCGGGCCCCGGGAGTGGACCGGCCTCGCCGTACTGGCTCTGCCCACGCTGCTGCTCTCCCTTGACCAGAGCGTGCTGTTCCTGGCGTTGCCGCCGCTGGCCGAGGCGTTGCGGCCCACCGGCACGCAGACGCTGTGGATCATGGATATTTACGGGTTCCTGATGGCCGGCTTCCTGGTCACCATGGGCGCGCTCGGCGACCGGATCGGCCGCCGGAGACTGCTGATGATCGGTGCCGTCGCCGTCGGCGTCACCTCCCTGCTGGCCGCCTACTCGAACAGCGCCCAGATGCTGATCGTGAGCCGCGCGCTGCTCGGCGTCGCCGCGGCGACGCTCATGCCCTCGACCCTGGCCCTGATCGGCAACATGTTCCAGGACCCGCGGCAGCGCGGCAGGGCCATCGCGCTGTGGGCGAGCTGCTTCATGGCGGGCACCGCGCTCGGCCCGGTGATCGGTGGGATGCTGCTCGAGTTCTTCTGGTGGGGCTCGGTGTTCCTCCTGGGCGTGCCGGTCATGCTGGTCCTGCTGATCACGGCGCCGATCCTGCTGCCGGAGTACCGCGACCCCGAAGGCGGCAAGCTCGACCTGCTGAGCGTGGCGCTCTCGCTGGCCGCGATCCTCCCGCTCGTCTACGGACTCAAGGAGATCGCCAGGTACGGCTGGCAGCCGCTGCCGATCCTGACGGCCGTGGCCGGCCTGGCCGTCGGAGCCGTGTTCGTGGCGCGGCAGCGTACGCTCGCCCATCCGGTACTGGACGTCCGCCTCTTCCGCAACGCCGCCTTCACCGCCTCGCTGCTGATCACGACTCTCCTCATGGTCGCCGTGGCCGGGAGCTACCTGTTCATCACCGGCTTCCTCCAGATGGTCGAGGGCCTGTCCCCGGTGCAGGCGGGACTGTGGATGGTGCCGTCGGCGATCGCCTCCATCGTCTCCGCGCAGATGGCTCCGGCCCTGGCGAGGCGGTTCTCGATGGGGGTCGTCATCGGGGCGGGGCTGGCCGTCGCCGCGGCGGGCTACGCGCTGATCGCCTTTGTGGGTCCGGTCGGCGGGCTGCCGCTGCTGGTGACCGGGTTCGTGATCGGCTTCTTCGGCACCGGCCCCATCGGGGCACTGGGCACCCACCTGGTCGTGAGCTCCGCCCCGCCGCAGAAGGCGGGGTCGGCCGCCTCGCTGCAGGAGACCAGCAGCCATCTCGGCGTGGCGGTGGGCATCGCCGCGCTGGGCAGCCTCGGCGCCGTCGTCTACCGCGATGCGATCACCGTGCCGCCCGGCGTCCCGGCGGATGCCGCCGAGACCGCCCGCAACAGCCTCGAAGGCGCACTGGCGGTGGCCGGAAGGCTTCCCGCCGGGATCGGCGACCAGCTGCTGGCCGCGGCCAGGGACGCCTACACCGGCGGGCTGAACACGGTCGCCGTCGTGTGCGCGGTGTTCGCGGTCGCCACCGCGCTCATCGCGGTCACCGCGCTCCGGCGCGTGGGGTCCGGCCAGGGGGACGAGGTCAGGTGA
- a CDS encoding M24 family metallopeptidase encodes MLAARTCMIDEVRLRMAEEGIDALVLRPSPDFRYLGGQGDGYLVLPLRGPLETAAGPLEAAALIPSSARRVGVDPEMRAWELFSLRVKAELVLASVVLAPLRLLRGPAEVAATERAASAADAVLLMARELAWFGTTERAMARRLWAMMVETGCEEVLSVLVAAGEHSAVPRHVPCDRVINPGDALLVSVCGRWGNHCSEVARVFAVAEPPEDFEAMYSVVLSAQRAALDSLRPGVTAAEVGRAAQEVIEGSGYGRYAAERPGRGVGLGQDERPWLASGDTTVLAPGMTVCVEPAIYLPELFGARVADVVVCAPAGAQRLSGSSQALHVLDH; translated from the coding sequence GTGCTGGCTGCACGAACCTGCATGATCGACGAGGTGCGCCTCAGGATGGCGGAGGAGGGGATCGACGCCCTGGTGCTGCGCCCCTCCCCCGACTTCCGCTACCTGGGAGGGCAGGGCGACGGATATCTCGTCCTGCCCCTCCGGGGCCCGCTGGAGACTGCGGCCGGCCCGCTGGAGGCGGCGGCGCTCATCCCCTCCTCCGCCCGTCGCGTCGGGGTGGACCCCGAGATGCGGGCCTGGGAGCTGTTCTCCCTGCGGGTTAAGGCCGAACTGGTGCTGGCCTCGGTCGTGCTCGCCCCGCTCCGGCTGCTCAGGGGGCCGGCGGAGGTCGCGGCGACGGAACGCGCGGCGTCGGCGGCGGACGCGGTCCTGCTCATGGCGCGCGAGCTGGCGTGGTTCGGCACCACCGAGCGCGCGATGGCCCGGCGGCTGTGGGCGATGATGGTCGAGACGGGCTGCGAGGAGGTGCTGTCGGTGCTCGTCGCGGCCGGAGAGCACAGCGCCGTCCCCCGGCACGTGCCGTGCGACCGCGTGATCAATCCGGGCGACGCGCTTCTGGTCTCGGTCTGCGGGAGATGGGGGAACCACTGCTCGGAGGTCGCCCGCGTCTTCGCGGTGGCCGAGCCGCCCGAGGACTTCGAGGCGATGTACTCGGTCGTCCTGTCCGCCCAGCGCGCCGCCCTCGACTCGCTGCGGCCCGGCGTGACGGCGGCGGAGGTCGGCAGGGCCGCCCAGGAGGTGATCGAGGGCAGCGGCTACGGCCGCTACGCCGCCGAGCGGCCGGGACGGGGCGTCGGCCTCGGCCAGGACGAGCGTCCGTGGCTCGCCTCCGGCGACACGACCGTGCTCGCCCCCGGCATGACGGTGTGCGTCGAACCGGCGATCTACCTGCCCGAGCTGTTCGGCGCGCGGGTGGCCGACGTCGTGGTGTGCGCCCCCGCCGGGGCGCAACGGCTCAGCGGGAGCTCGCAGGCCCTCCACGTCCTCGACCACTGA
- a CDS encoding MFS transporter, protein MSAPPTAPPRHAGVSAVWLAVLAGPMSFGIAGPALILGEVAGGLGVSTGEATWLVTVFGWGIAVGTPLMSGLVGHRGMRGTAAVCALLALIGAGLALVAPSLPVLLLAAAAQALGAAGLTAIAMQLADSPRRMGVATASLAVVGSVSPLAGSLVSDLLSWRVVLALPVVAVLAVPAVLRQEVRSAPSAGRFDVIGVVVLTGLVTALVAVPHQPVAAGLCAVAAATALGMHLRIRPAGFVPAALVRAPRFLGAAGLAFALAVGNFGLVYALPVRLSELTTWSSAQIGVAMVWPLLFGGALSWFVVAASARIRPHLMIMALAATGVAAALAAVSVSWVPGLLVAQAAASIAASSGQGVLAVRATSAVPEEHRPAAIGLFTLCYLLGTAFGPAVVALPAG, encoded by the coding sequence ATGAGCGCTCCGCCCACGGCTCCGCCGCGGCACGCCGGGGTCTCCGCGGTCTGGCTGGCGGTGCTGGCCGGGCCGATGTCGTTCGGGATCGCGGGACCGGCGCTCATCCTGGGCGAGGTGGCCGGCGGCCTGGGGGTCTCGACGGGGGAGGCGACCTGGCTGGTGACGGTGTTCGGGTGGGGCATCGCGGTGGGGACGCCGCTGATGTCAGGGCTGGTCGGCCACCGCGGCATGCGTGGCACGGCGGCGGTTTGCGCCCTGCTCGCCCTGATCGGGGCGGGCCTCGCTCTCGTCGCCCCCAGCCTGCCCGTCCTCCTCCTCGCCGCCGCCGCGCAGGCGCTGGGCGCCGCGGGGCTGACGGCGATCGCCATGCAGCTGGCTGACTCCCCTCGCCGGATGGGCGTGGCCACGGCCTCGCTCGCCGTGGTCGGCTCCGTCTCCCCGCTGGCCGGGTCGCTGGTCAGCGATCTGCTGTCCTGGCGGGTCGTGCTCGCCCTGCCGGTCGTGGCCGTGCTGGCGGTGCCCGCCGTGCTGCGGCAGGAGGTCCGGTCCGCGCCGTCGGCCGGACGGTTCGACGTGATCGGCGTGGTGGTGCTGACCGGGCTGGTCACCGCGCTGGTGGCCGTGCCGCACCAGCCCGTGGCCGCCGGACTGTGCGCGGTCGCCGCGGCGACGGCGCTCGGGATGCATCTGCGGATCCGGCCGGCGGGTTTCGTGCCGGCCGCCCTGGTCCGCGCGCCCCGGTTCCTGGGGGCCGCGGGACTGGCCTTCGCCCTGGCCGTGGGCAACTTCGGGCTGGTCTATGCGCTGCCGGTCCGGCTGTCGGAGCTGACGACCTGGTCGTCCGCGCAGATCGGCGTGGCCATGGTGTGGCCGCTGCTGTTCGGCGGCGCGCTGTCGTGGTTCGTGGTGGCGGCGTCCGCCCGGATACGGCCCCACCTGATGATCATGGCACTGGCCGCCACCGGTGTCGCGGCGGCCCTGGCCGCGGTCTCCGTCTCGTGGGTTCCCGGTCTTCTGGTCGCCCAGGCCGCCGCCTCGATCGCGGCGTCCTCGGGCCAGGGCGTGCTGGCGGTCCGTGCCACCTCGGCGGTCCCCGAAGAGCACAGACCGGCCGCGATCGGCCTGTTCACCCTGTGCTACCTGCTGGGGACCGCGTTCGGACCCGCCGTCGTGGCGCTGCCGGCCGGCTGA
- a CDS encoding alkene reductase, translating into MDELFEQVIVGKLTLPNRLVMAPMTRSRAIGGLVTDLTAEYYGQRAAAGLIITEGIQPSVIGQGYIDTPGLHSPEQVGAWRRVTDAVHGGGGRIFAQLMHAGRIGHPCLYPDGALPVAPSAVASGGQIFTREGMLDHPTPREMTLADIAATVEDFVAAARNAMEAGFDGVELHAANGYLLHQFLCGSANVRSDSYGGSVENRIRFAAEVVGAVTDAIGPERVGVRISPANPNNGIREHDPAEVYPALMRALAPFEPAYVHIMEFDREITELVRAAWPGTLILNPGDTAEERIGAAAAVLREGLCDAVSLGALWLANPDLPERVKAGGPYNEPDPASFYGGDHRGYTDYPTLGAR; encoded by the coding sequence ATGGACGAGCTATTCGAGCAGGTCATCGTAGGCAAGCTGACACTCCCCAACCGCCTGGTGATGGCGCCGATGACACGCAGCCGTGCGATCGGCGGGCTGGTGACCGATCTGACGGCCGAGTATTACGGGCAACGGGCCGCCGCCGGTCTGATCATCACGGAGGGCATCCAGCCCTCGGTGATCGGCCAGGGCTACATCGACACCCCGGGCCTGCACTCGCCGGAGCAGGTCGGGGCGTGGCGCCGGGTCACCGATGCCGTCCACGGCGGGGGCGGCCGGATCTTCGCGCAGCTGATGCACGCCGGCAGGATCGGCCATCCGTGTCTCTACCCGGACGGGGCGCTGCCCGTGGCCCCTTCGGCGGTCGCGTCCGGCGGGCAGATCTTCACCAGGGAGGGCATGCTCGACCACCCCACCCCGCGGGAGATGACGCTCGCGGACATCGCCGCGACGGTCGAGGACTTCGTCGCGGCCGCGAGGAACGCGATGGAGGCCGGGTTCGACGGGGTGGAGCTGCACGCCGCCAACGGCTATCTGCTCCATCAGTTCCTGTGCGGCAGCGCCAACGTCCGCTCCGACTCCTACGGCGGCTCGGTGGAGAACCGGATCCGCTTCGCGGCCGAGGTCGTCGGGGCGGTCACCGACGCGATCGGGCCGGAGCGGGTCGGCGTCCGCATCTCCCCCGCCAACCCCAACAACGGCATCCGGGAACATGACCCGGCCGAGGTGTATCCGGCCCTGATGCGCGCGCTGGCGCCGTTCGAGCCGGCCTACGTGCACATCATGGAGTTCGACCGGGAGATCACCGAACTGGTCCGGGCCGCGTGGCCGGGCACGCTGATCCTCAACCCGGGCGACACCGCCGAGGAGAGGATCGGCGCGGCGGCCGCGGTGCTCCGTGAGGGCCTGTGCGACGCGGTCAGCCTCGGCGCGCTGTGGCTGGCGAACCCCGACCTGCCCGAGCGCGTCAAGGCCGGGGGCCCCTACAACGAGCCCGACCCCGCCTCCTTCTACGGCGGCGACCACCGCGGTTACACCGACTACCCGACGCTGGGAGCCAGATGA